The Raphanus sativus cultivar WK10039 chromosome 2, ASM80110v3, whole genome shotgun sequence genome includes a region encoding these proteins:
- the LOC108820266 gene encoding uncharacterized protein LOC108820266 — translation MEMVISFLYPPPPSILLTTMTVVSLAALPFMVWSEMRGNNLKYSKFNNNNNGSSSSSSQKQRLGSSISSRTGMLCLYTPAFLAASASFFLSPSVDLRLLLLKSALSLHFFKRVLEVMFIHKYSGGMSLDVAFTISSGYFSSTALVLYSQSFTLGLPQPGLDLKFSGVVMFMVGIVGNLYHHVLLAKLRTEGEGGGKKEYKIPKGGLFDTVICPHYMFEVLVFWGFFMISQTIYSLSWAMGTTFYLMGRSYATRRWYLSKFDDFPKHTKALIPFVF, via the exons ATGGAAATGGTGATTAGCTTTCTGTATCCACCGCCTCCGTCGATATTGCTCACTACTATGACCGTCGTTAGTTTAGCCGCTCTGCCGTTTATGGTTTGGTCGGAAATGAGAGGAAATAATCTGAAATACTCAaaattcaacaacaacaacaacggatcatcatcatcatcatcacaaaaACAGCGATTGGGCAGCAGCATCTCGAGCAGAACCGGGATGCTTTGTCTATATACACCAGCGTTTCTAGCCGCTTCagcttctttctttctctcaccTTCTGTAGATCTCAGGCTCCTTCTTCTCAAATCCGCACTGTCCCTCCATTTCTTCAAAAGGGTCTTGGAG GTTATGTTCATTCATAAGTACAGTGGAGGGATGTCCCTAGACGTAGCTTTCACCATATCAAGCGGCTATTTCTCATCCACGGCGTTGGTGTTATACAGCCAAAGCTTCACTCTGGGACTACCCCAGCCAGGTTTGGATCTGAAATTCTCCGGAGTTGTCATGTTTATGGTGGGGATTGTTGGGAATCTCTATCACCATGTTCTGCTAGCTAAGCTGAGGACAGAAGGTGAAGGTGGTGGGAAGAAAGAGTACAAGATACCAAAAGGTGGTTTGTTCGATACAGTTATATGCCCTCATTACATGTTCGAGGTCCTTGTGTTTTGGGGATTCTTTATGATTTCTCAGACTATTTACTCCCTTTCTTGGGCTATGGGAACTACTTTCTATCTTATGGGTCGGAGCTATGCTACAAGAAGATGGTATCTTTCTAAGTTTGATGACTTCCCCAAGCATACCAAGGCGCTCATTCCCTTTGTTTTCTAG
- the LOC108841563 gene encoding small polypeptide DEVIL 1-like, with translation MEMKREMMSSEKSKQKKRSISRRLGKYMKEQKGRIYIIRRCVVMLLCWHD, from the coding sequence ATGGAAATGAAGAGGGAGATGATGAGCTCAGAGAAATCAAAGCAGAAGAAGAGATCAATAAGTAGAAGACTGGGGAAGTATATGAAAGAACAGAAGGGAAGGATTTACATCATCAGAAGGTGTGTGGTCATGCTCCTTTGTTGGCATGATTGA